The Cellulomonas shaoxiangyii sequence GTAGGCGACCGACCGCCGCGTCTTCACCTCGACGGCGACCAGCTCGTCGCCGTCGAGCGCCACGATGTCGAGCTCCCCCTCGGCGCACCGCCAGTTGCGGTCGAGCACCGTCCAGCCCGCCGCCGTGACGAAGCGCGCCGCCACGTCCTCCCCGTACCGTCCCACCGCGTCCGTCGCACGCACGTCGACCACCTCCGGCGCCGACCCTGACGGGTGGCGCGCCACGGCGGACGGGCGCCGGCCGGGACCGGTGCGCCCGGCGTCTGGGGCCGGGGCTGTGGGCGGCTCGCGGGATCGCGCAGGGCCCGCATCAGCGCGGGAAGGCGGCTCCCGAGCCCAGGTCGAGCTCGGCCTTGGCCAGCTCCTCGACGTTGACGTCCTTGAACGTCACCACGCGCACCGACTTCACGAACCGCGCGGACCGGTAGACGTCCCACACCCACGCGTCGACGAGCGAGAGCTCGAAGTACACCTCGCCCGCCGCCGACCGCACCTGCAGGTCGACGTGGTTCGCGAGGTAGAACCGGCGCTCCGTCTCCACCACGTACGAGAAGAGCCCGACGACGTCGCGGTACTCGCGGTACAGCGCGAGCTCCATGTCGGTCTCGTAGTTCTCCAGGTCCTCGGCGCTCACGCGTCCATCATCCCCCATCGCACCCGGCGGCACTGCCGCGGGCCTGGTGACAGCCCGAGGCCGGCGTCAGGGCAGCAGCAGGTCGTCCGCGAGCAGGCCGTCGATCCGCCAGCCCGGACCGCTCGTGGCGGGCGGCGGCGCGACCGTCTCCGGGAGCCGCCACGACCGGCGGTGCAGGGGGCTGGGCCCGTGCAGCCGCAGCGCGGCGAGGTGCTCGGGGGCCGCGTACCCCTTGTTCTCGTCCCAGCGGTACTGCGGGTGGTCCTCGGCGTGCCGGACCATGAGCTCGTCGCGCTCGCACTTCGCCAGCACGCTCGCGGCGGCGACGCTCGCGCACGTGCGGTCCGCCTTCACCCGCTTGTGCACCCGCGGCACGGCGACGGTGTGCAGGTCCCCGAAGAGCTCGTCCTGCGTGCCGAAGAGGTCGGGGGACGGGGGCGTGAGCCAGTCGTGGGAGCCGTCCAGGACCACGACGTCCACGCGCTCGACGACCGTCACGACCGCCGCCAGCGCGCGGGTCCCGGCGAGGCGGAGGGCCGCGATGATGCCGCGTTCGTCGATCTCCTGGGGGCTCGCGTGCCCGACCGCGCGCGCCACGCCCCAGCGCCCGAGGGCGGGGAGGAGCTGACGGCGGGCCGCCGGCGTCAGCAGCTTGGAGTCGGCGACCCCGCGCGGGGCGGACCGCGTGCCGGCGTCCACGACGACGACGCCGACCGACACCGGTCCGGCGAGCGAGCCGCGGCCCACCTCGTCCATGCCGGCGACGAACGTGTGCCCGTCCCGCAGCAGCGCACGCTCGTGCCGCAGGTGCGGGGCGGGCCGCGCCGACGTGCGGCCCGCGCGCGCGGTGGGACGCAGGGCGGGAGCCGGCGCGGTGCCGGCGGACGCGACGTCGGGGACGGCGGTGCTGGTCGTGTCGGCGACGGTCATGCGGCAGCGGGACCTCGGGTCGGGGCGGTCAGGACGGGTCGGGCACGCCGGCGAACGTGTCGGACGGGTTGCGCAGCACGGTCACGCGGTCGACGGGCCACACGGTGACGAACGCGACCCCCACGATGTTGTCGACCGGCACGGAGCCGCCGCCGGGGCGGCCCTGGTTGTAGCGCGAGTCGGCCGAGTGCTGGCGGTTGTCGCCCATCACCCACACCGAGCCCTCCGGCACCACGACGTCGAACGCCTTCTCGCTCGGCTGCGAGCCTGCGGCGAGGTACGGCTCGTCGATCGGGACGCCGTTCACGGTGACCGGCTCGCCGGGCCCCGTGCACGCGACCCGGTCGCCGGGCAGCCCGATGACGCGCTTGACGAGGTGCTCCCCCGCGTCCTGCGGCAGCAGCCCGATCCACGTCAGCCCGTCGTTGAGCGCCTCGCCGACGGGGCCGCGCTCCGGCTGGACGACGGGCTGCAGCCAGCCGCCGGGGTCCTTGAACACGACGATGTCCCCGCGCTGCAGGTCGCGCGGGCCGGGGGTCAGCTTGCTGACGAGGATGCGGTCGTTCTCGACGAGCGTCTCGTGCATCGACTGCGACGGGATGAAGAACGCCTGCACGAGGAACGTCTTGACGACGAGCGAGAGCACGAGCGCGCTGACGAGGATGATCGCCGTCTCGCGGACCCACGACCACGCGGTCGACCGGCCGCGGCGGTCGGTGTCGCGGTCGTGACGACCGCGCCGCCGCTCGCGCGGGGCGTCCTGCTCACGCGCACCCCGGGGGGCGCCGTCGTCGCCGGCCCCCATGCGCGTGGGGGCCCACAGGGGCCGCCCGTCCCCGGCGTGGGCGTCGGCGCCCTGCCCCGGGCCCGGCACC is a genomic window containing:
- a CDS encoding YraN family protein, giving the protein MRATDAVGRYGEDVAARFVTAAGWTVLDRNWRCAEGELDIVALDGDELVAVEVKTRRSVAYGHPAEAVTARKLARLRRLTAAWLSAHDVAARSVRVDVVAVTLQARGRPTVEHLAGVV
- a CDS encoding DUF2469 domain-containing protein, with amino-acid sequence MSAEDLENYETDMELALYREYRDVVGLFSYVVETERRFYLANHVDLQVRSAAGEVYFELSLVDAWVWDVYRSARFVKSVRVVTFKDVNVEELAKAELDLGSGAAFPR
- a CDS encoding ribonuclease HII is translated as MTVADTTSTAVPDVASAGTAPAPALRPTARAGRTSARPAPHLRHERALLRDGHTFVAGMDEVGRGSLAGPVSVGVVVVDAGTRSAPRGVADSKLLTPAARRQLLPALGRWGVARAVGHASPQEIDERGIIAALRLAGTRALAAVVTVVERVDVVVLDGSHDWLTPPSPDLFGTQDELFGDLHTVAVPRVHKRVKADRTCASVAAASVLAKCERDELMVRHAEDHPQYRWDENKGYAAPEHLAALRLHGPSPLHRRSWRLPETVAPPPATSGPGWRIDGLLADDLLLP
- the lepB gene encoding signal peptidase I encodes the protein MSERRAEELGPVPGPGQGADAHAGDGRPLWAPTRMGAGDDGAPRGAREQDAPRERRRGRHDRDTDRRGRSTAWSWVRETAIILVSALVLSLVVKTFLVQAFFIPSQSMHETLVENDRILVSKLTPGPRDLQRGDIVVFKDPGGWLQPVVQPERGPVGEALNDGLTWIGLLPQDAGEHLVKRVIGLPGDRVACTGPGEPVTVNGVPIDEPYLAAGSQPSEKAFDVVVPEGSVWVMGDNRQHSADSRYNQGRPGGGSVPVDNIVGVAFVTVWPVDRVTVLRNPSDTFAGVPDPS